In a single window of the Thunnus maccoyii chromosome 7, fThuMac1.1, whole genome shotgun sequence genome:
- the LOC121901185 gene encoding flavin-containing monooxygenase 5-like → MVHRVAVIGAGPSGLTSIKACLDEGMEPTCFESSDDMGGLWKFKEVSEPERASIYRSLTINISKEMMCYSDFPIPADYPNYMHHSKILNYFRMYAEHFKLLQHIRFQTSVKSVKQRPDFSRTGQWEVVTESRDGQVESHVFDAVICCSGHYTYPNMPLKDFPGIETFEGKYFHSWDYKGPEDMYGKRVVVVGIGNSGGDIAVEGSRVAEEMYLSTRRGAWVIRQVSDNGLPVDMKYNTRFVHILFQLLPMNILNWIGEKKLNAMYDHTMYALKPKHRLFSQIPVINDDLPLKILAGSVVIKPNVKEIRGSTVVFDDGSIVEKVDTIVFATGYNYDFPYLPSNAMYKSGHRMGLYKHVFPPNMEHPTLAVVGFIHALGAIMPQAEMQARWVTRVFKGHKKLPSNQAMIKAVDNDTKDIEKSYIVSKLTPLQVDFVSYMDNIAGEIGVRPSLPWLFFTDYPLYKKVLWGPVTAYQYRLMGPGRWEGARRAIFTQFDRMYQPLKTRKMEEPEASITGRLFKFSLTVMAGGAAVHYIHTRNPTAIPTLLSNLRPQTV, encoded by the exons ATGGTGCACAGAGTAGCAGTGATCGGGGCAGGCCCCTCTGGTCTGACCAGCATAAAGGCTTGTCTGGATGAGGGCATGGAGCCAACCTGCTTTGAGAGCAGTGATGACATGGGTGGACTGTGGAAGTTCAAG GAAGTGTCGGAGCCCGAAAGAGCCAGTATCTACCGTTCCCTCACCATCAACATCTCCAAGGAGATGATGTGCTACAGTGACTTCCCCATCCCCGCTGATTACCCCAACTACATGCACCACTCCAAAATCCTAAATTACTTCAGGATGTATGCGGAACACTTCAAACTGCTGCAACACATTCGCTTCCAG ACCTCAGTGAAGAGTGTCAAACAGAGACCAGATTTCTCTCGCACTGGTCAATGGGAAGTGGTGACTGAGAGCAGAGATGGACAGGTTGAGAGTCACGTCTTTGATGCAGTGATCTGCTGCTCCGGTCACTACACCTACCCTAACATGCCACTCAAAGACTTTCCAG GAATTGAGACGTTTGAGGGAAAATACTTTCACAGCTGGGACTACAAGGGGCCTGAAGACATGTACGGGAAGAGAGTGGTGGTCGTCGGCATCGGTAACTCAGGAGGTGACATTGCTGTGGAGGGCAGCAGAGTTGCAGAGGAG ATGTATCTGAGCACTCGTCGTGGTGCCTGGGTCATCCGTCAGGTGTCTGACAACGGCCTGCCAGTGGACATGAAGTACAACACACGTTTTGTCCACATCTTGTTCCAGCTGTTGCCAATGAACATCCTCAACTGGATTGGCGAGAAAAAACTCAATGCCATGTACGACCACACCATGTATGCCCTCAAACCCAAACACAG GCTCTTCAGTCAGATCCCAGTGATCAACGACGACCTGCCTTTAAAGATTCTGGCTGGGTCAGTGGTCATCAAACCAAACGTTAAGGAGATCCGTGGCTCCACTGTGGTGTTTGATGATGGCAGCATTGTGGAAAAG GTGGATACGATTGTGTTCGCTACAGGTTACAACTATGATTTCCCTTACTTGCCAAGCAATGCTATGTACAAGTCTGGACACCGTATGGGTCTGTACAAGCATGTCTTTCCCCCCAACATGGAGCATCCCACTCTGGCTGTGGTGGGTTTCATCCATGCCCTTGGAGCCATTATGCCTCAGGCTGAAATGCAGGCCCGCTGGGTCACACGTGTCTTCAAAG GACATAAAAAGCTGCCCTCAAATCAGGCCATGATAAAGGCTGTTGATAATGACACCAAGGACATTGAGAAAAG CTACATTGTGTCAAAGTTGACACCGCTGCAGGTGGACTTTGTTTCCTACATGGACAACATAGCTGGAGAGATCGGAGTGAGGCCAAGTCTCCCCTGGCTCTTTTTCACAGACTACCCCCTGTATAAGAAGGTACTGTGGGGACCTGTCACAGCCTACCAGTACCGCTTGATGGGACCAGGGAGATGGGAGGGCGCCCGCAGAGCAATCTTCACCCAGTTTGATCGCATGTACCAGCCCCTAAAAACCAGAAAG ATGGAGGAACCAGAGGCCTCCATCACTGGCCGCCTGTTCAAGTTCAGCCTGACCGTCATGGCCGGAGGAGCTGCCGTCCACTACATCCATACTCGCAACCCGACTGCCATCCCCACCCTCCTGTCCAACCTCCGCCCACAAACAGTCTGA
- the prdx6 gene encoding peroxiredoxin-6, with product MPGLLLGDEFPNFEADTTIGRIKFHDFLGSSWGILFSHPKDFTPVCTTELARAAKISDEFKKRGVKMIALSIDSVEDHRNWSKDVMAYNTVAESPLPFPIIADDKRELSVKLGMLDPDEIDKDGMPLTARCVFVIGPDKRLKLSILYPATTGRNFDELLRVIDSLQLTAQKKVATPVDWKPGDKVMVIPSLSDAEAAALFPNGVTTKEVPSGKKYLRFTQP from the exons ATGCCTGGACTTCTGCTGGGAGACGAGTTCCCCAACTTCGAGGCCGACACCACCATCGGCAGGATCAAGTTTCACGATTTCCTGGGCAGCTC ATGGGGTATTCTGTTCTCCCACCCAAAGGACTTCACTCCTGTCTGCACCACTGAGCTCGCCCGTGCCGCTAAGATCAGTGATGAGTTCAAGAAGCGAGGTGTGAAGATGATCGCCTTGTCAATTGACAGTGTTGAGGATCACCGCAACTGGAGCAAG GATGTGATGGCATATAACACTGTGGCTGAAAGCCCTCTGCCCTTCCCCATCATCGCTGATGACAAGAGAGAGCTGTCCGTGAAGTTGGGCATGTTGGACCCCGATGAGATCGACAAGGATGGAATGCCCCTCACTGCTCGCTGT GTCTTTGTGATTGGCCCAGACAAGAGGCTGAAGCTCTCCATCCTCTACCCTGCAACCACAGGAAGGAACTTTGATGAGTTGCTGCGAGTCATCGACTCTCTGCAGCTTACTGCACAGAAGAAGGTCGCTACACCGGTCGACTGGAAG CCTGGCGACAAAGTCATGGtgattccctctctctctgatgcTGAAGCAGCTGCTCTCTTCCCTAACGGTGTGACCACTAAAGAGGTGCCTTCTGGGAAGAAATACCTGCGCTTCACCCAGCCCTGA
- the plpp6 gene encoding phospholipid phosphatase 6, giving the protein MPSPKAKNPGRSGGSPVFGSSNGRYEFMSLTKPLNRSSTPPHLLQRQGSDPTTARLRASESPTRRRGSSSSTGSGSGQGMPEEDGIRINPSFIRVALSSLLAIDLWLSKRLGVCACEDSSWGSVRPLMKLIEISGHGIPWLAGTAYCLYKSDSAAGQEVMLNLFMGLLLDLVLVAIVKAVVRRRRPAHNRMDMFATFSVDRYSFPSGHATRAAMCGRFLLAHLVLAAPLRVLVLLWASMVGLSRVMLGRHNVTDVMFGFWMGYCQYNLVEMLWLSPQTLQGLLGQLA; this is encoded by the exons ATGCCCTCTCCGAAAGCAAAAAACCCCGGTCGCAGCGGAGGAAGCCCGGTGTTTGGCAGCTCCAACGGCCGCTACGAGTTCATGTCGCTGACGAAACCGCTAAACCGTTCCTCGACGCCGCCGCACCTCCTCCAGCGGCAGGGCTCCGACCCGACCACTGCCCGGCTCCGAGCCTCGGAGAGCCCCACTCGGCGCCGGGGCTCCAGCTCCTCCACCGGCTCGGGGAGCGGTCAGGGGATGCCGGAAGAGGACGGTATACGGATCAACCCCTCTTTCATCCGCGTAGCGCTCAGCTCGCTGCTCGCCATCGACCTGTGGCTGTCTAAGCGGCTGGGGGTGTGTGCCTGTGAGGACTCGTCCTGGGGCAGCGTGCGCCCGCTAATGAAACTGATAGAGATATCGGGACATGGCATCCCGTGGCTGGCTGGCACCGCCTACTGTCTGTACAAGAGTGACAGTGCTGCAGGACAAGAAGTCATGCTCAACCTCTTCATGG GTCTGCTGTTGGACCTGGTCCTGGTCGCTATTGTCAAGGCTGTGGTGCGCCGGCGTAGGCCAGCGCATAACCGCATGGACATGTTCGCCACCTTCTCCGTGGACCGCTACTCCTTCCCTTCCGGCCATGCCACCCGCGCTGCCATGTGCGGGCGGTTCCTGCTGGCACACCTGGTGCTGGCCGCCCCCCTCAGGGTCCTCGTCCTGCTGTGGGCTAGCATGGTGGGGCTGAGCCGAGTGATGCTTGGCAGGCACAATGTGACTGATGTGATGTTTGGGTTCTGGATGGGCTATTGCCAGTACAACCTGGTGGAGATGCTTTGGCTCTCACCTCAAACCCTGCAGGGGCTACTGGGACAGTTAGCTTAA